From Cyanobacteria bacterium GSL.Bin1, the proteins below share one genomic window:
- the fbt gene encoding folate/biopterin family MFS transporter: protein MSISTASRTQQLKTRVRTFIKDKLFLGNDPTPELIAIVSIYVVRGVLNLARLAISFFLKDELGLTPAEVSVLTGLAVLPWVIKPLFGFLSDGFPILGYRRRPYLILSGLLGSFSWLALATVVNSAWTATIALLISSASIAISDVIVDSQVVERAREESLANAGSLQSLSWGATAFGGLITAYFSGSLLELFAPKTIFAMTAVFPLVFCTMAWLIAEQPLPQAKQEQALTNIQTQIQQLWQAIRQKRILLPTLFIFIWQSTPTSDSAIFFFITNELGFEPEFLGRVRLVSSFASLAGVWIFQRFLKTVPFRQVLGWSTVISSVLGMSVLLLVTHANRALGIDDYWFSLGDNLILSAIGEIALMPILVLAARLCPAGIEATFFALIMSIFNLAGFLSQELGGLLTALFGVTENNFDRLWLLVICTNLSTLLPLPLINLLPASDPMAEK, encoded by the coding sequence ATGAGTATTTCTACAGCGTCTCGTACCCAGCAGCTGAAAACGCGGGTACGAACCTTTATTAAAGACAAACTATTTTTAGGCAATGATCCCACACCCGAATTAATTGCAATTGTCAGTATTTATGTGGTGCGGGGCGTTCTCAATTTAGCCCGACTGGCAATTAGCTTTTTCCTGAAAGATGAGTTAGGCTTAACGCCAGCAGAAGTCTCTGTCTTAACTGGGTTGGCGGTTCTACCTTGGGTGATTAAACCCCTGTTTGGTTTCCTTTCCGATGGGTTTCCGATTTTAGGGTATCGTCGTCGTCCTTATTTAATCCTCTCTGGATTGCTGGGAAGTTTTTCCTGGTTAGCCTTGGCAACAGTGGTCAATAGTGCTTGGACCGCTACAATTGCACTATTAATCAGTTCCGCTTCGATCGCGATCAGCGATGTCATTGTCGATTCGCAAGTTGTCGAACGCGCCCGAGAAGAATCTTTAGCCAATGCTGGTTCGCTGCAATCGCTTAGTTGGGGGGCAACGGCTTTCGGGGGATTAATTACAGCTTACTTTAGTGGTTCGCTATTAGAGTTATTTGCGCCAAAAACGATTTTTGCCATGACAGCCGTCTTTCCCTTAGTATTTTGCACCATGGCGTGGTTGATTGCAGAACAACCGCTTCCCCAAGCAAAACAGGAGCAAGCCTTAACTAATATTCAAACGCAAATTCAACAACTTTGGCAAGCGATTCGCCAAAAGCGGATTTTATTGCCCACTCTATTTATTTTTATCTGGCAATCCACTCCCACCTCAGACTCAGCCATTTTCTTCTTTATTACCAACGAATTAGGCTTTGAACCTGAATTTTTGGGACGGGTGCGCTTAGTGAGTAGCTTTGCCTCTTTAGCTGGGGTTTGGATTTTTCAACGTTTTTTGAAAACGGTTCCGTTTCGGCAAGTTTTAGGGTGGAGTACCGTTATTTCCTCGGTTTTAGGAATGAGTGTTCTACTGCTGGTTACTCATGCCAACCGAGCCTTAGGAATTGATGATTATTGGTTTAGTCTCGGTGATAACTTAATTTTAAGCGCGATCGGTGAAATTGCTTTGATGCCAATTTTAGTCCTCGCAGCACGTCTATGCCCGGCGGGCATTGAAGCAACGTTTTTCGCCTTAATCATGTCCATTTTCAATCTAGCAGGTTTTCTATCTCAGGAATTAGGAGGGTTATTAACTGCTTTATTCGGGGTAACAGAAAATAATTTTGACCGGCTTTGGTTATTAGTAATTTGCACAAATCTTTCCACACTACTCCCCTTACCGTTAATTAATTTACTGCCAGCAAGTGATCCAATGGCAGAAAAGTAG